One genomic segment of Kordiimonas sp. SCSIO 12603 includes these proteins:
- the flgA gene encoding flagellar basal body P-ring formation chaperone FlgA codes for MRFHKNISNFLLSSALIAAATTATWAADLQERLVVDEGVIRLSDIFTDTGIHGDEIIMEAPAPGKRTQLSNYQLTKLAEKYELDWNRPAYLKRIYIERGGIPFKGKDLQQLVMNEIRNQGVESELNVRIHGRVRGMYLPTDATFDDVYFEEFEINDQRTRFTANMILPTGTKERSELRISGAIEEVRLIPMLNSVVGPGEIITADHISWVRYPVKRINRNTIQSSKELIGHTVRRAQQSGKALIKNDIRVPVTVARGSTVTMQIRAGKMLLTAEGRALEEGGKGDVIRVMNEKSHTSVNAKIIHAGLVEVQSNSTKLVASR; via the coding sequence ATGCGGTTCCATAAGAATATAAGTAACTTCCTACTTAGCTCAGCACTTATCGCGGCAGCCACAACAGCCACGTGGGCAGCTGACCTTCAAGAGCGATTAGTTGTAGATGAGGGAGTTATTCGCCTTTCTGATATCTTCACAGATACAGGTATTCACGGTGATGAAATTATTATGGAGGCCCCTGCTCCGGGCAAACGCACACAGCTAAGCAATTACCAGCTCACCAAGCTTGCAGAAAAATATGAACTTGACTGGAACCGCCCAGCTTATCTGAAACGCATCTACATTGAGCGAGGAGGCATCCCTTTTAAAGGTAAAGACTTACAACAACTGGTAATGAACGAAATTCGAAACCAAGGGGTTGAAAGTGAACTTAATGTAAGAATTCATGGTCGCGTAAGAGGTATGTACCTGCCAACGGATGCCACATTTGATGATGTGTATTTCGAAGAGTTCGAGATCAACGATCAACGTACCCGTTTTACAGCAAACATGATTTTGCCAACTGGCACAAAAGAACGCTCTGAACTCAGGATTTCTGGCGCGATTGAAGAAGTGCGCCTTATCCCAATGTTGAACAGTGTCGTTGGCCCAGGTGAAATCATTACCGCCGACCACATCAGCTGGGTTCGTTACCCCGTGAAACGGATTAACAGAAATACAATCCAATCCAGTAAAGAACTTATTGGCCATACTGTTCGTCGAGCACAGCAATCCGGCAAAGCCCTGATTAAAAATGACATTCGAGTGCCAGTAACAGTGGCACGAGGTTCAACGGTTACCATGCAGATCAGAGCTGGAAAAATGCTCCTTACTGCCGAAGGCCGTGCACTGGAAGAAGGCGGCAAAGGGGATGTGATCCGCGTCATGAATGAAAAATCCCACACCAGTGTGAATGCAAAAATCATCCATGCCGGATTAGTAGAAGTTCAATCAAACAGCACAAAGCTTGTTGCATCTCGCTAG
- the flgH gene encoding flagellar basal body L-ring protein FlgH, with product MLKNTLKKTGLLIAVISLAACSAGERIANIGKAPDLTPIKDIKAPPAQRSISLPMPDTRTTRPNANSLWRTGAKAFFKDQRASNIGDILTVNIAIADNAQIGNTTTRARTTEEGAGLTNFLGFEQQIRNVLHGSAPTTGTDNRPTVNPATLINADSSTSYNGTGSVNRSEAINLTLAAIVTDVLPNGNLVIQARQEVRVNFEKREMLLAGIIRPEDISSSNQISHTQIAEARISYGGKGQITDVQQPRYGQQLYDIVFPF from the coding sequence ATGCTAAAGAATACCTTAAAGAAAACCGGGTTGCTTATTGCGGTTATTTCTCTGGCAGCATGTAGCGCAGGTGAGCGAATTGCCAATATTGGTAAAGCGCCAGATTTAACGCCAATTAAAGATATAAAGGCCCCTCCAGCACAGCGTTCTATCAGCCTACCAATGCCTGATACAAGAACCACCCGACCAAATGCGAACTCGCTATGGCGGACTGGCGCCAAAGCCTTCTTTAAAGACCAACGTGCATCAAATATTGGCGATATTCTAACAGTTAACATCGCCATTGCGGACAATGCCCAGATTGGCAACACAACAACGCGTGCCCGTACAACTGAGGAAGGCGCTGGCCTAACCAATTTCCTTGGTTTTGAACAACAAATTCGTAATGTACTACACGGATCTGCACCAACCACGGGAACGGATAACCGACCAACTGTTAACCCTGCAACTCTTATAAACGCTGATTCATCAACATCTTATAACGGCACTGGCTCTGTTAACCGCAGCGAAGCGATTAACTTAACTCTTGCCGCTATCGTAACTGACGTTCTTCCAAACGGTAATTTGGTAATTCAGGCACGTCAGGAAGTACGCGTAAACTTTGAGAAACGTGAAATGCTGCTAGCTGGCATCATCCGGCCGGAAGACATTTCGTCCAGCAACCAGATTTCGCATACTCAAATTGCTGAAGCCCGTATCTCTTACGGAGGTAAAGGCCAAATTACCGATGTACAGCAACCGCGCTATGGCCAACAGCTGTACGACATAGTTTTCCCATTCTAA
- the dksA gene encoding RNA polymerase-binding protein DksA — translation MSETMTMIELPEDYIPSQDEEFMNERQLAYFRRKLNEWKDDLLRDSAETLQNLQQDNLREPDIADRASSETDWSVELRTRDRQRKLVSKIDSALRRIEEGEYGYCEVTGDPISLRRLDARPIATMTLEAQEAHERAEKVHRDD, via the coding sequence ATGTCCGAAACAATGACAATGATAGAATTGCCAGAAGATTATATTCCATCTCAGGACGAAGAGTTTATGAATGAGCGCCAGCTCGCTTACTTCCGTCGTAAATTAAATGAGTGGAAGGACGATCTTCTTCGGGATTCTGCAGAAACTTTGCAAAATTTACAGCAAGATAATTTGCGTGAGCCAGATATAGCTGATCGTGCTTCATCTGAAACTGATTGGTCAGTTGAGCTGCGCACAAGAGATCGTCAGCGGAAGCTGGTATCAAAAATTGATTCTGCGCTTCGCCGGATCGAAGAGGGTGAATATGGTTACTGTGAAGTAACTGGTGATCCAATCAGTCTTCGTCGTCTGGATGCCCGTCCGATTGCAACTATGACCCTTGAGGCGCAAGAGGCGCATGAAAGGGCAGAAAAAGTTCATCGCGACGATTAG
- a CDS encoding flagellar assembly protein FliX, translated as MKISGPGQIQSSGIKKTASKGRSSGASFSAEISDTETSSQTASVSGSGPIASLDSLLALQGVPDSTNGRSKGLARAEEMLDLLDEVRKGILLGAISMPNLRSLADMARNHKNSTDDSRLNEILAEIELRAEVELAKFGV; from the coding sequence ATGAAAATTTCAGGTCCAGGACAGATTCAATCCAGCGGCATTAAGAAGACTGCTTCAAAAGGCAGGTCATCTGGCGCTAGCTTTAGTGCGGAAATTTCAGATACTGAAACATCTTCACAAACGGCGTCGGTTAGCGGCTCCGGTCCTATTGCGTCTTTAGATTCCCTCCTGGCATTGCAAGGGGTGCCCGATAGTACGAATGGTCGTTCTAAAGGTTTAGCTCGTGCAGAAGAGATGCTCGATCTTCTGGATGAGGTTAGAAAAGGGATTCTTCTGGGAGCGATTTCTATGCCTAATCTTAGAAGCCTTGCTGACATGGCAAGGAATCACAAAAACAGCACTGACGATAGCCGTCTCAATGAAATTCTTGCTGAGATTGAATTGCGTGCTGAAGTGGAACTTGCTAAATTTGGTGTGTAA
- a CDS encoding flagellar basal body P-ring protein FlgI produces the protein MKKTMRFLKAAASAILLTVLAIPATAAPSRIKDIVSIEGIRENQLVGYGLVVGLNGTGDTLRNSPFTEQSLTAMLERLGVNAKGTNMRAENVAAVMITAELPAFARNGTRIDVNVSSLGDASDLKGGTLVATALLAADGNVYAMAQGAVAVAGFNVQGEAASVVQGVPTNGRIANGAIVEREIDFEMSDLKSVKLSLHNPDLTTARRIAAAINNHLQVGIARPLDPSTVLLDRPIGFRLTTVDLLTNIENLTVEPEQRARVLIDERTGIIVIGSEVRINPLAIAQGNLTISITEEPQVSQPGAFAEGGTTETVPRTGIEVTESGTEKLTLLPPTVTLKELVDGLNALGVGPRDMISILQAIKAAGAMQADIEVM, from the coding sequence ATGAAAAAGACAATGCGATTCTTGAAAGCAGCAGCAAGCGCTATTCTTCTCACAGTTCTGGCGATCCCAGCAACTGCAGCGCCTTCTCGCATCAAGGATATTGTTTCCATTGAAGGTATCCGGGAAAACCAATTGGTTGGATATGGCTTGGTGGTAGGCCTTAACGGCACAGGTGATACACTTCGTAACTCACCTTTTACCGAACAGAGTTTAACCGCAATGCTTGAACGCCTTGGCGTTAACGCTAAAGGCACAAACATGCGAGCGGAAAATGTTGCCGCAGTTATGATTACCGCAGAATTACCTGCCTTCGCTCGTAACGGTACACGCATTGATGTGAATGTAAGTTCACTAGGTGATGCATCTGATCTTAAAGGTGGAACGCTAGTCGCAACCGCCCTACTCGCTGCTGATGGTAATGTTTATGCTATGGCACAAGGCGCAGTAGCTGTGGCCGGTTTTAACGTTCAAGGTGAAGCAGCATCTGTTGTACAAGGTGTTCCAACAAATGGCCGCATCGCTAACGGTGCTATCGTTGAGCGCGAAATTGATTTTGAAATGTCTGATCTGAAATCAGTGAAACTCTCACTGCACAATCCTGATCTTACAACCGCACGCCGTATTGCAGCAGCTATCAACAACCACCTTCAGGTTGGTATTGCCCGCCCATTAGATCCATCAACTGTACTTTTGGACCGTCCGATCGGCTTCCGTCTTACGACTGTTGATCTTCTTACAAATATTGAAAACCTGACAGTTGAGCCTGAACAACGTGCTCGTGTTCTTATTGATGAACGTACTGGTATTATTGTAATCGGTTCTGAGGTTCGCATTAATCCATTAGCGATTGCTCAGGGTAACCTGACTATCAGTATCACTGAAGAACCTCAGGTATCTCAGCCTGGCGCATTTGCAGAAGGCGGTACAACAGAAACTGTTCCGCGTACTGGTATTGAAGTAACTGAATCTGGGACAGAAAAGTTAACCCTGCTTCCACCTACAGTAACTCTTAAAGAATTAGTGGATGGCCTGAATGCTCTTGGTGTTGGTCCTCGCGATATGATTTCAATCCTGCAGGCGATTAAAGCCGCCGGTGCGATGCAAGCTGATATTGAGGTGATGTAA
- a CDS encoding rod-binding protein, giving the protein MQVQAFDIGQTQAQIFGAQSKAATDKLNALANSVPANEKQLRKTAEDFEAVFLGQMLKPMFETIESDGFFSGGHAEEVYRGMMVEEVGKSISKAGGVGIAESVYQELLKLQQV; this is encoded by the coding sequence ATGCAAGTTCAAGCCTTTGATATTGGTCAGACCCAAGCTCAGATATTTGGCGCTCAATCTAAAGCAGCGACGGATAAGCTAAATGCGCTGGCGAACAGCGTTCCTGCAAACGAAAAGCAACTACGTAAAACAGCAGAAGATTTTGAAGCTGTCTTTCTTGGGCAAATGCTAAAGCCGATGTTTGAGACCATTGAGTCAGATGGCTTCTTTAGCGGAGGCCATGCAGAAGAAGTTTACCGCGGTATGATGGTTGAAGAAGTAGGTAAATCTATTTCAAAAGCTGGCGGTGTCGGTATTGCTGAATCGGTTTATCAAGAACTATTAAAACTACAGCAGGTGTAA
- a CDS encoding flagellin yields MAFSINVNAGALSALRNLSDTNNELNTTQTRINTGLEVSSARDNAAVFSIAQKLRGDLRGLSAVDQSLDRGISATDVALAAATAISDLLLELKEKAVAASDQGLDTSSRNALAEDFQALRDQITSITANAEFNGTNLIDSGSDAIVAITNSDATQTLSVAHENLTLGSSNIVITATQGISTQTTAADAVTDINQAIDNLNAVLTRLGSGATALEQSRDFNARLSDVIEVGIGNLVDADLATESANLQALQVRQQLGIQALSIANQSPQQILSLFQG; encoded by the coding sequence ATGGCCTTTTCAATTAATGTAAACGCTGGTGCACTAAGCGCCCTTCGTAATCTTTCAGACACAAATAATGAGCTGAATACAACACAGACACGTATTAACACTGGTCTGGAAGTTTCTTCCGCCAGAGACAATGCAGCGGTTTTCTCTATCGCGCAAAAGTTGCGAGGCGATCTGCGTGGCCTAAGTGCTGTAGACCAATCTTTAGACCGCGGTATTTCAGCAACCGACGTAGCGTTAGCTGCAGCCACAGCGATTTCTGACCTTCTTCTAGAACTCAAGGAAAAAGCTGTAGCCGCCTCTGACCAAGGCCTTGACACATCAAGCCGTAACGCTCTTGCAGAGGACTTTCAGGCTCTTAGGGACCAAATTACTTCTATTACAGCTAACGCTGAATTTAATGGTACAAACCTTATTGATAGTGGCTCAGATGCCATCGTCGCTATTACCAATTCTGATGCTACTCAAACTCTTTCAGTAGCGCACGAAAACCTAACACTAGGTTCTTCCAATATCGTTATCACAGCAACACAAGGCATCTCCACGCAAACGACTGCCGCTGACGCTGTAACAGATATTAACCAAGCTATTGATAACCTAAACGCTGTTCTTACTCGCCTAGGCTCAGGTGCAACTGCTCTTGAACAAAGCCGCGACTTTAATGCACGTCTTTCTGATGTAATTGAAGTTGGTATCGGTAACTTGGTTGATGCGGATCTAGCGACTGAAAGTGCTAATTTGCAGGCCCTACAGGTACGCCAGCAGCTTGGTATTCAGGCGCTATCGATCGCCAACCAGTCTCCTCAGCAGATTCTATCCCTATTCCAGGGGTAA
- the pseC gene encoding UDP-4-amino-4,6-dideoxy-N-acetyl-beta-L-altrosamine transaminase, which translates to MAANFLPYGRHTIEEDDIEAVVDVMRNGLLTAGPKAAEFEKAFASHIGVKEAVVVSNGTTALHLAVIVAGIGPGDVVVVPAITFLSTANVVEMVGAQVAFADVNPETGLMTLDNFKDAIADANGSVKAVMPVHLTGHSEQMAEINTYAKKLGIKVITDCCHALGAEYIGGGKPGDGQFEDFGCYSLHPVKSIAMGEGGVVTTNDPEAAEKMRLMRSHDMHRNEESFLHDEMAMDTSGQANPWYYEMHQLGYNYRATDMQCALGLSQLKKLDSFVGKRRKLALCYDDALKPLGNLIKSNRKSGDCLSAWHLYAVQIDFEAVGVSRATMMKKLSGMGIGTQVHYIPVSSQPYYRKKYGVQNLPGGEEYYSKSLSLPLFPQMEEADIKRVVEALNEVLMS; encoded by the coding sequence ATGGCCGCTAATTTCCTTCCTTATGGACGGCATACTATCGAAGAAGATGATATCGAAGCAGTTGTCGATGTTATGAGAAATGGCCTGCTGACTGCAGGTCCAAAAGCTGCTGAATTCGAAAAGGCATTTGCCTCTCATATCGGTGTTAAGGAAGCTGTTGTTGTGTCAAATGGTACAACAGCTTTGCATCTTGCCGTTATCGTTGCTGGAATTGGACCTGGAGATGTTGTTGTTGTGCCTGCAATTACATTTCTGTCTACAGCGAATGTGGTTGAAATGGTTGGCGCCCAAGTAGCTTTTGCCGATGTTAACCCTGAAACAGGACTAATGACGCTTGATAATTTCAAGGATGCTATTGCAGATGCAAATGGTTCCGTGAAGGCTGTAATGCCAGTACATCTCACTGGGCATTCGGAACAAATGGCTGAAATTAACACTTATGCTAAAAAGCTCGGCATAAAAGTTATAACAGACTGCTGTCACGCTTTGGGGGCAGAATATATCGGCGGTGGAAAACCGGGGGATGGGCAGTTTGAAGATTTCGGATGTTATTCGCTGCACCCTGTAAAATCAATTGCAATGGGAGAGGGGGGTGTTGTCACCACCAATGATCCTGAAGCTGCAGAAAAAATGCGGTTGATGCGCAGCCACGATATGCACCGCAATGAAGAGAGTTTTCTTCATGATGAAATGGCTATGGATACATCGGGGCAGGCTAATCCTTGGTATTATGAAATGCATCAGCTCGGTTACAATTACCGCGCAACTGATATGCAGTGTGCTTTGGGGCTTTCACAGTTGAAGAAGTTAGACAGTTTTGTAGGAAAGCGCCGCAAACTAGCATTATGTTATGATGATGCTTTGAAGCCTTTAGGAAACCTGATCAAGTCTAACCGGAAGTCAGGAGATTGCTTGTCGGCTTGGCATCTTTATGCTGTGCAAATTGATTTTGAAGCTGTTGGCGTATCTAGAGCAACTATGATGAAGAAGCTTTCAGGTATGGGGATTGGTACACAAGTACATTATATCCCTGTTTCATCTCAGCCATATTATCGCAAAAAATATGGTGTGCAAAATCTGCCGGGTGGCGAAGAATATTACTCAAAGAGTTTAAGCCTGCCATTGTTCCCCCAAATGGAAGAAGCTGACATCAAGAGAGTTGTGGAAGCTCTGAATGAAGTATTGATGAGCTAA
- the pseB gene encoding UDP-N-acetylglucosamine 4,6-dehydratase (inverting), translated as MALTDFDCSGLDLNNKSILITGGTGSFGTMLLNRLLTDYTPRRVIIFARGEYNHFVTQNSLPEEHRKRVRFFIGDVRDRDRLKMALRGVDLVIHAAAQKQVPLAEYNPFECIRTNVIGAENIVQASIEAGVKKVVALSTDKAVNPINLYGASKLASDKIFVAANALASGTGTRFSVVRYGNVLGSRGSVIPFFRDLIKDGATELPVTDERMTRFWVTLEQAVSFTLSCAHIMRGGEIFVPKIPSMRLPDLIEAMAPGIPMKHVGIRPGEKLHEIMITEHNAPNTVDYGDRYIIEPEWNFWDRDSFADEGHPAMPEGFEYSSDKNDTWLSVEELRNILKTLSPDG; from the coding sequence GTGGCGCTGACCGATTTTGATTGCTCCGGGCTGGATCTGAACAATAAATCTATTCTTATTACAGGTGGGACAGGGTCATTTGGTACCATGCTGCTCAACCGGTTACTTACAGATTATACCCCTCGGAGGGTAATAATTTTTGCTCGTGGCGAATATAATCATTTTGTAACTCAAAACAGCCTACCAGAAGAACATAGAAAGCGTGTTCGTTTCTTTATCGGAGATGTTAGAGATAGAGACCGCTTGAAGATGGCTTTGCGTGGAGTGGATTTGGTTATTCACGCTGCTGCTCAAAAACAAGTTCCTTTGGCAGAGTATAATCCATTCGAATGCATTAGAACCAATGTCATCGGTGCAGAAAACATTGTACAGGCATCGATTGAAGCTGGTGTGAAAAAAGTGGTGGCTCTTTCTACGGACAAGGCCGTGAACCCAATCAATTTATACGGAGCCAGTAAACTTGCTTCTGATAAAATATTTGTCGCAGCCAATGCTTTGGCTTCAGGAACAGGGACACGGTTTTCGGTGGTCCGGTACGGCAATGTCCTTGGGTCTAGGGGGAGTGTAATCCCATTCTTTAGAGATTTGATTAAGGATGGTGCAACAGAACTTCCGGTTACTGATGAACGCATGACACGTTTTTGGGTAACGTTGGAACAGGCGGTTTCTTTTACCCTGTCATGTGCACACATAATGCGTGGGGGCGAAATATTCGTGCCTAAAATTCCATCGATGCGGTTGCCCGATCTCATTGAGGCGATGGCACCAGGAATACCAATGAAACATGTTGGTATTCGTCCTGGTGAAAAACTCCATGAAATTATGATTACTGAACATAATGCGCCAAATACCGTTGATTATGGTGATCGCTATATTATTGAACCTGAATGGAACTTTTGGGATCGTGATAGTTTTGCTGATGAGGGGCATCCCGCAATGCCTGAAGGGTTTGAATACTCCAGTGATAAAAACGATACGTGGTTAAGTGTTGAAGAATTAAGGAATATCCTTAAAACACTCTCGCCTGATGGGTAA
- a CDS encoding ATP-grasp domain-containing protein, producing the protein MSGDQRLLVLGGSRQAAEGLKALRQKGFHLVVCDMDENAPGFKYAEDRILASVYHIEKCLPAIVAYHAKKPISGVMCLACDVPHIVSVIADKLNLPGNSLETARRAVDKLAMKDKFVADGVSVPDYQLIANDEALSSLRNEWGKLVVKPVDSRGSKGVSVLDANGSTQWAYENARDNSPSGRVMAERYIEGPQVSTESIVIKGQAITPALSDRSYEFLEKYHPFIVENGGTMPSSLPEEVTVKIEALVSQAAASLGVENGIVKGDIVVHDGEPYIIELAARLSGGYFCTHQIPFSTGVYLVEAAARTALGEELNPADWCAISNQPVSTRWCLVDEGVLESFVDPAKIRALENVLAFETWAKPGDYISRPQNAAASIAMVQATGASYSEAVKNAENALLEFNPIIQKQ; encoded by the coding sequence ATGTCAGGAGATCAAAGATTATTGGTTTTAGGCGGTAGTCGACAAGCAGCAGAAGGTTTGAAAGCCTTGAGGCAAAAGGGCTTTCATCTTGTTGTTTGTGATATGGATGAAAATGCTCCCGGCTTTAAATATGCGGAAGATCGTATCCTTGCGAGCGTCTATCATATTGAGAAATGTTTGCCTGCTATAGTGGCTTATCATGCTAAAAAACCAATTAGCGGAGTAATGTGTTTAGCTTGTGATGTTCCACATATTGTTTCTGTTATTGCAGATAAACTGAATTTACCAGGAAATTCTCTTGAGACTGCAAGGCGTGCTGTTGATAAGCTTGCGATGAAGGATAAGTTTGTTGCAGATGGTGTTTCTGTACCTGATTATCAGTTGATTGCTAATGATGAGGCTCTTTCTTCTTTGAGAAATGAGTGGGGTAAACTGGTTGTCAAACCAGTTGATAGCAGGGGCTCTAAAGGAGTTTCTGTTCTTGATGCTAATGGCAGTACTCAGTGGGCATATGAAAACGCTAGAGACAACTCGCCGTCGGGCAGGGTTATGGCGGAGAGGTACATAGAAGGGCCTCAGGTTAGTACTGAATCTATCGTTATTAAAGGTCAGGCTATTACTCCTGCGTTATCTGACAGAAGCTATGAGTTTCTTGAAAAATACCATCCATTTATCGTGGAAAATGGTGGTACTATGCCTTCTTCGCTACCTGAGGAAGTAACTGTAAAAATAGAGGCGTTGGTTTCTCAAGCAGCTGCGAGTTTAGGAGTGGAAAATGGTATTGTGAAAGGCGATATCGTTGTTCATGATGGGGAGCCTTATATTATTGAATTAGCGGCAAGGTTATCGGGCGGCTATTTTTGTACTCATCAAATTCCGTTTTCAACTGGAGTGTATTTAGTTGAAGCTGCGGCCAGAACAGCTTTGGGTGAAGAATTGAACCCGGCAGATTGGTGCGCGATCTCTAATCAACCCGTCAGTACGCGCTGGTGTTTAGTAGATGAAGGAGTTCTGGAGAGTTTCGTTGATCCTGCTAAAATTAGAGCCCTTGAAAATGTATTGGCTTTCGAAACATGGGCGAAACCCGGAGATTATATTAGCAGGCCACAAAACGCAGCGGCTTCTATTGCTATGGTACAAGCAACCGGTGCTTCATATTCTGAAGCTGTTAAAAATGCGGAAAACGCGTTATTAGAGTTTAATCCGATTATTCAGAAACAATAA
- a CDS encoding N-acetylneuraminate synthase family protein, translated as MKNMKRITINNTEIGDGLPAQMIAEIGLNHNGSVELGHRMIDAAAESGATMVKFQKRTPDALAVADFLDAPFEKCPTLGRTQRHVREKLELTLDEHKALRDHANDLGMIWFASIFDIPGLQLAEALDMPVIKIASHSLTNGPLLEAVAATGRPVMLSVGGTSWEERDQAVRILDKNPLLLFHCVSSYPTPDNQVKLDTIDVLKQRYNLPVGFSGHEVGTIVSMAAIAKGACVVERHFTLNRSMPGLDHGISLEPHEFAELSMAAKRIAAASGVSGDVLEAEMAARTNYHVAVRAAVALEKGHVISAEDLVCKQPLKDSGEFFTGLEYRNLVGKTLNRALAVEEAIARVDLD; from the coding sequence ATGAAAAATATGAAACGTATTACGATTAACAATACGGAAATTGGTGATGGCCTTCCTGCACAGATGATTGCAGAAATTGGGCTTAACCATAATGGTAGTGTTGAGCTTGGCCATCGCATGATAGATGCCGCTGCTGAGAGCGGGGCCACTATGGTTAAATTCCAAAAACGTACACCAGATGCCCTTGCAGTGGCAGATTTTCTAGATGCTCCGTTTGAAAAATGCCCAACTCTTGGACGTACGCAACGACATGTACGAGAGAAGCTTGAGCTAACACTCGACGAACATAAGGCCCTAAGGGATCATGCGAATGATTTAGGAATGATCTGGTTCGCTTCTATCTTTGATATTCCAGGATTACAACTTGCTGAAGCGCTTGATATGCCTGTCATTAAAATTGCTTCTCACAGCCTTACAAATGGGCCGCTCCTCGAAGCCGTTGCTGCGACAGGCCGTCCAGTTATGCTGAGTGTTGGGGGAACCTCATGGGAGGAGAGAGATCAGGCTGTTCGTATCCTCGATAAAAATCCGTTATTGTTGTTCCACTGTGTAAGTTCATACCCAACACCTGATAATCAAGTGAAGCTTGATACTATTGATGTGCTTAAGCAGCGCTATAATCTTCCTGTTGGTTTCTCTGGTCATGAAGTGGGTACTATTGTTTCAATGGCTGCAATTGCAAAAGGGGCATGCGTAGTGGAACGTCATTTTACACTGAATCGCTCTATGCCAGGGCTTGATCACGGTATTTCACTTGAGCCACATGAGTTTGCTGAACTTTCAATGGCCGCAAAACGCATCGCAGCAGCTTCCGGTGTTTCTGGCGATGTACTTGAAGCTGAAATGGCTGCACGAACAAACTACCATGTAGCCGTTAGAGCGGCAGTTGCTCTGGAAAAAGGGCATGTGATATCAGCAGAAGATTTGGTGTGTAAGCAGCCTCTTAAAGACTCAGGGGAGTTCTTTACCGGGCTTGAGTATCGAAACCTCGTTGGGAAGACGCTTAATCGCGCTCTTGCTGTTGAAGAAGCCATTGCCCGCGTTGATTTAGATTAG
- a CDS encoding thiamine pyrophosphate-dependent enzyme gives MKRADAITNLVKKHPEAAFVFSNGLTAREAAHVADQENNFYMLHAMGEALSVGIGLAMSRPDLHIVVVDGDGNALMGLAATAMMPIENLTWYVLDNRCFETTGEQQTPEIPVKAPWLNIIPIDNGTIGAPNPPGPEFIMDRFSKWLEKKRTE, from the coding sequence ATGAAACGGGCTGATGCGATTACTAATCTGGTTAAAAAACACCCTGAAGCTGCTTTTGTTTTTTCAAATGGATTAACCGCCAGAGAAGCTGCTCATGTCGCCGATCAGGAAAATAATTTTTATATGCTTCATGCCATGGGAGAAGCGCTGAGTGTTGGTATTGGCCTCGCGATGTCTCGGCCAGATTTGCATATAGTTGTTGTTGATGGAGACGGTAACGCTCTGATGGGGCTCGCGGCAACGGCAATGATGCCTATCGAGAATTTAACATGGTATGTTCTGGATAACCGCTGTTTTGAAACCACAGGTGAGCAACAGACACCGGAAATACCAGTGAAAGCACCATGGTTGAATATTATACCAATTGATAATGGAACTATAGGCGCACCAAACCCTCCAGGTCCGGAATTTATTATGGACCGTTTCAGCAAATGGTTAGAAAAAAAGCGGACAGAATAA